The following are encoded together in the Nitrospira sp. genome:
- a CDS encoding class I SAM-dependent methyltransferase, whose product MADDKIFVDMQRWHMDNDIHGPDRQRIHKSWFRDDTVDSWRHRRMYETCTPLAMRYQGASWLTIGDGRYGLDSVRLRKLFGITSVLPTDIGSCLLEQGKARGLFGEYAVENAEKLTFKDEAFDVVFCKESYHHFPRPTIALYEMLRVSREVVILIEPLEDVTLGYQFSRRDSIRVLIESVRSKLIGQPHPHLADVLPDVVTINPVSHGFEDYGDGTGNYIYGLSIRETEKIVHGLDLGGMAWLGFNDHYVKGCEFEPAVSGNPMFVEVQKAIQHLDEQCQRFPRCQKYEFATVVLFKSAIDPVLRDEMMNAGYRFVRKKTNPVLGAEKAVPGMANQPE is encoded by the coding sequence ATGGCAGACGACAAAATCTTTGTCGACATGCAGCGGTGGCACATGGACAACGACATTCATGGACCCGACCGTCAGCGAATCCACAAAAGCTGGTTCCGCGACGATACAGTGGACTCTTGGCGGCACCGGAGAATGTACGAAACCTGTACCCCACTGGCCATGCGTTATCAAGGTGCTAGCTGGCTGACAATCGGTGACGGTCGCTATGGGCTAGACTCTGTCAGACTTCGAAAACTCTTTGGGATCACGAGCGTCTTGCCGACTGACATCGGCTCGTGTCTGCTCGAACAGGGAAAGGCGCGGGGACTCTTCGGCGAATACGCTGTCGAGAATGCAGAGAAGCTGACCTTCAAAGACGAAGCATTCGACGTCGTGTTCTGTAAGGAGTCCTATCACCATTTTCCTCGGCCGACCATTGCCCTCTATGAGATGTTGCGTGTCAGCAGGGAGGTGGTGATCCTGATCGAGCCGCTCGAAGACGTTACCTTGGGCTACCAGTTCTCACGACGCGATTCGATTCGAGTCTTGATTGAGAGCGTGAGATCGAAACTGATTGGCCAGCCCCATCCCCATTTGGCCGATGTCTTGCCCGATGTCGTAACGATTAACCCGGTCAGCCATGGATTTGAAGATTATGGAGACGGCACCGGGAACTATATCTATGGCCTTTCAATTCGGGAGACGGAGAAGATCGTCCATGGGCTTGATCTTGGTGGTATGGCATGGCTGGGGTTTAATGACCACTATGTGAAGGGATGCGAATTCGAGCCCGCGGTATCCGGTAATCCCATGTTCGTCGAAGTACAGAAGGCGATCCAGCACCTAGATGAACAATGCCAGCGCTTTCCTCGATGTCAAAAGTACGAGTTTGCCACCGTTGTACTGTTCAAGTCCGCAATTGATCCAGTGCTGAGAGATGAGATGATGAATGCGGGGTATCGGTTCGTGCGGAAAAAAACTAATCCGGTATTGGGGGCTGAAAAGGCCGTACCGGGGATGGCGAACCAGCCAGAATAA
- a CDS encoding transcriptional regulator → MPTYEYQCDSCLHRFEVKQSIKDDPLSVCERCGKTVRRLISSPGIMFKGSGWYVTDYSDKLKPPSSGGSETPSAKTDEKKDSTAPAATTTTTPASSPAPASGSTGSSTSTSSS, encoded by the coding sequence ATGCCAACGTATGAATATCAATGTGACAGTTGTCTACACCGCTTTGAGGTGAAGCAAAGCATTAAGGATGATCCTCTTTCCGTTTGCGAACGCTGTGGAAAAACGGTCAGACGCCTCATCTCATCACCGGGAATCATGTTTAAGGGAAGTGGGTGGTATGTGACCGACTATTCAGACAAGCTCAAACCACCATCAAGTGGCGGAAGTGAAACACCCTCCGCAAAAACAGACGAGAAGAAAGATTCAACCGCACCAGCTGCAACAACGACAACCACACCAGCCTCTTCTCCGGCGCCGGCGTCAGGCTCAACCGGTTCCTCAACATCTACGTCCTCTTCATAA
- the radC gene encoding DNA repair protein RadC, whose amino-acid sequence MAGKGRGKGIAHWPQAERPRERLLAKGPEALSDANLLAILLRTGRRDASAVQVALELLERMGGLGGLAACGTDELCTIPGVGPAKAAQLKAALALGRRSLAAPLSTGTRISSSADLYKHFHPLLREVKHELFKVVLLDAKNVVLREVTVSEGSLTLSIVHPREVFALAVRESAAAVILLHNHPSGDPTPSVEDRHLTSRLAEAGRLLGIRVVDHIVLGDGRYVSFADEGWLTDQ is encoded by the coding sequence GTGGCAGGAAAAGGGCGCGGAAAGGGTATTGCGCACTGGCCCCAGGCCGAGCGACCTCGTGAACGTCTCCTCGCGAAAGGGCCTGAAGCCCTATCCGACGCCAATCTGTTGGCGATCTTGCTGAGAACCGGCCGTCGTGATGCATCAGCGGTCCAGGTTGCCCTTGAACTCCTTGAACGGATGGGTGGGTTGGGGGGGCTTGCTGCCTGCGGGACGGATGAACTCTGCACCATCCCTGGAGTCGGTCCGGCCAAGGCTGCTCAGCTCAAGGCTGCTCTGGCACTGGGGAGACGGTCGCTTGCGGCTCCACTCTCAACCGGGACGCGTATTTCGTCGAGTGCCGACCTCTATAAGCACTTTCACCCGTTGTTGCGCGAGGTGAAGCATGAGCTTTTTAAGGTTGTCCTGCTCGATGCCAAGAATGTCGTGCTCAGAGAGGTAACGGTGTCTGAAGGAAGCCTCACGCTCAGCATTGTGCATCCGCGCGAGGTTTTCGCCCTGGCGGTTCGTGAATCGGCGGCGGCCGTCATTCTTCTTCATAATCACCCCAGTGGGGATCCCACACCGAGTGTCGAGGACCGGCACCTCACGAGCCGACTGGCCGAGGCAGGACGACTGTTGGGGATTCGTGTGGTGGACCATATTGTTCTTGGAGACGGTCGGTATGTGAGTTTTGCAGACGAGGGGTGGCTCACAGACCAGTAG
- a CDS encoding Do family serine endopeptidase: protein MALMTLLTAHIRPGVHLLILSLLVSVSFVPTVEAVSPDSPGLRMLEEIQTVITELAEHAKPSVVNLFPMTLTGRLRDTSGDRTPNASGSGSGLIVDSDGHIVTNNHVIGDATEIEVRFSDKTKLVAQVIGKDPDTDLALLKVTTDRPLPRARFGDSSTVKVGQWVLAVGNPFGLDRTVTLGVVSGIGRENMNLSRYENFIQTDASINPGNSGGPLFNLRGEVIGINTAIINFAQGIGFAIPSNMAKHVIEQLLAKGKVIRGWLGVGIQPLTAELAKKFGVAEGEGVLVNEVFENDPAAVAGIRPGDVIVRIDGALVDSPNKLSRLIGTLTPGARAKIDVVRDLKPLTLTILLTERRDAAAVPTTPPARAEVKLGIEVQELTPSLAEKFKLREAKGVVIMRIEPNSLAQAEGLHEGDLIKEVNRVETASLADYSAAISKTRRGDTILLRVLRETRAFYVVLKTSD, encoded by the coding sequence ATGGCATTGATGACGCTCCTCACAGCTCATATCCGCCCCGGTGTCCATCTGCTCATCCTTTCTCTTCTCGTCTCGGTCTCTTTCGTGCCGACAGTCGAAGCCGTTTCTCCTGACTCTCCCGGGCTTCGCATGCTCGAAGAAATCCAGACCGTCATCACAGAACTCGCCGAACATGCTAAGCCTTCCGTCGTAAACCTCTTTCCGATGACTCTCACAGGAAGACTCCGCGACACGTCAGGAGACCGGACGCCGAATGCATCAGGCTCCGGCTCTGGCCTCATCGTCGACAGCGACGGACACATCGTGACCAATAATCACGTCATCGGCGATGCCACGGAGATTGAGGTTCGCTTCTCAGACAAGACCAAGCTCGTTGCTCAGGTAATCGGCAAGGACCCGGATACGGATTTGGCGCTGCTCAAGGTGACAACTGACCGGCCCCTTCCCAGGGCACGGTTCGGTGATTCTTCCACGGTCAAAGTCGGCCAATGGGTCCTGGCGGTCGGAAACCCCTTCGGCTTGGACCGTACGGTGACACTCGGTGTCGTCAGCGGGATCGGTCGTGAAAATATGAATCTCTCACGGTACGAAAACTTCATTCAAACTGATGCCTCAATCAATCCAGGAAACTCCGGAGGGCCGCTATTCAACCTTCGTGGGGAAGTGATCGGGATCAATACCGCGATCATCAATTTTGCCCAGGGCATTGGGTTCGCCATTCCTTCGAACATGGCCAAACATGTCATTGAACAACTGTTGGCGAAAGGAAAGGTCATTCGCGGATGGCTTGGGGTCGGCATTCAACCGCTGACGGCCGAGCTTGCCAAGAAATTTGGCGTCGCCGAGGGCGAAGGGGTCTTGGTGAATGAAGTGTTTGAGAACGATCCTGCCGCTGTTGCCGGAATACGGCCGGGCGATGTCATTGTCCGGATCGATGGGGCTCTCGTCGATTCACCGAATAAGCTCTCTCGCTTGATCGGGACACTGACTCCGGGAGCACGTGCCAAGATCGACGTCGTCCGAGATCTGAAACCCCTGACACTCACCATTCTTCTCACGGAACGCCGCGACGCAGCGGCGGTGCCCACGACTCCTCCTGCACGAGCCGAAGTGAAACTAGGAATTGAGGTTCAGGAGTTGACACCCAGTCTCGCTGAAAAGTTCAAGCTTCGAGAGGCCAAAGGCGTCGTGATTATGCGGATCGAGCCAAACAGCTTGGCTCAAGCCGAAGGGCTGCACGAGGGTGACTTGATCAAAGAGGTAAACCGTGTAGAGACGGCGTCCCTCGCCGACTATTCTGCAGCAATCTCCAAAACGAGGCGCGGCGATACCATCTTGCTTCGCGTGCTTCGTGAAACTCGGGCATTCTATGTCGTGTTGAAGACCTCTGACTGA
- a CDS encoding pyridoxal phosphate-dependent aminotransferase → MKLAARVSRIAPSPTLAMAATAKAMAAQGLDIIDFSTGEPDFDTPEPVKAAAEAAIRAGFTKYTPSSGIDELRGAIVEKLQTELGVRYEKSQILVSCGAKHSLYNLAEALLEAGDELIIPTPYWVSYSDQALLNDATPILMPTREDEGYAVHPTELERLITPKTKAILVNSPCNPTGATYDQTTLEQIAAVAIRHDLIVISDEIYEKVLYDGTHHLSIASLGPEIAARTVIINGVSKAYAMTGWRIGYAAGPKELITAMANIQSQSTSNPCSIAQKAAVAALRLGEPFTLTMVEEFSRRRNIIIEGLNNIPGVTCSMPRGAFYAFPNIKGLLGKRGPSGMLKTPNEMANYLLNDAHIAVVPGEPFGSHNHLRLSYATSMTNITRGLERLRQAFAKLV, encoded by the coding sequence ATGAAACTTGCTGCCCGTGTCAGCCGCATTGCTCCCTCCCCCACGCTCGCCATGGCGGCAACAGCCAAGGCCATGGCCGCACAAGGATTGGACATCATCGACTTTTCCACTGGAGAACCCGATTTCGATACACCGGAGCCGGTCAAGGCCGCTGCTGAAGCAGCCATTCGCGCAGGGTTCACCAAGTACACCCCCTCCTCGGGCATTGATGAGTTGCGTGGGGCTATCGTTGAGAAACTGCAGACGGAGCTTGGCGTTCGATATGAAAAGTCTCAAATCCTGGTGTCTTGCGGGGCGAAACATTCGCTGTATAACCTGGCGGAAGCGTTGCTTGAAGCCGGCGATGAACTCATCATCCCCACACCCTACTGGGTTTCCTATTCAGATCAAGCGCTCTTGAACGATGCGACTCCGATCCTCATGCCAACCAGAGAAGATGAGGGATATGCCGTTCATCCCACGGAGCTTGAACGACTCATTACGCCGAAAACAAAAGCCATTCTGGTCAACAGCCCCTGCAACCCAACCGGGGCGACCTATGATCAAACCACCCTGGAACAGATCGCGGCAGTGGCGATTCGCCATGATCTCATCGTGATTTCCGACGAGATCTATGAAAAGGTCCTCTACGATGGAACCCACCACCTCAGCATCGCATCGCTGGGTCCTGAAATCGCTGCACGGACCGTTATTATCAACGGAGTTTCAAAAGCCTATGCCATGACCGGGTGGCGCATCGGCTATGCGGCAGGCCCGAAAGAGCTCATCACGGCTATGGCCAATATCCAAAGCCAAAGCACCTCCAATCCTTGTTCGATCGCACAAAAAGCGGCCGTCGCTGCATTACGCCTTGGAGAACCATTCACGCTCACCATGGTTGAAGAGTTTTCCCGTCGTCGGAATATCATTATCGAGGGGTTGAACAACATTCCAGGGGTGACCTGTTCCATGCCTCGTGGCGCCTTCTATGCATTCCCCAATATCAAGGGATTATTGGGAAAACGAGGCCCTTCAGGTATGCTCAAGACACCGAACGAAATGGCCAACTATCTCTTGAACGATGCGCACATTGCGGTAGTCCCTGGCGAACCATTTGGCAGTCACAACCATCTCCGATTGTCGTATGCCACCAGCATGACGAACATTACGAGAGGACTCGAACGACTGAGACAAGCCTTTGCCAAACTGGTATAA
- the purD gene encoding phosphoribosylamine--glycine ligase, which translates to MKVLVLGSGGREHAMVWKLAQSPRKPILYCAPGNAGIASLATCMPINVDDVQGLKEFAIRERIDMTVVGPEVPLALGIVDEFRKAKLRIFGPTKNAARVEASKTFSKEVMAQAKIRTAQARSFEKSAEALAYLEQHEVPVVIKADGLAQGKGVIIATTREQARQAIRDCMEHAVFGQAGQQVLIEQFLDGEELTIMAFTDGKTIVPMPPAQDHKRVGDGDTGLNTGGMGAYCPAPLGTPSLRDQVFYEVLQPMVDAMARVGSPFQGVLYAGLMVVNGTPYVLEFNARMGDPETQVVLPLLKTDLLDVIEAVIDHRLEQLRVEWHQEAAVCVVMTSGGYPGTYQQGMVIAGLPTTAGAPSSFVVFHAGTAQRDNNVVTAGGRVLGVLGLGATLSEAQREAYRVVGTISFQGCHFRTDIAHRALRR; encoded by the coding sequence ATGAAGGTCCTTGTACTTGGGAGCGGGGGGCGTGAGCACGCGATGGTATGGAAGCTTGCGCAGAGTCCACGGAAGCCAATCTTGTATTGTGCTCCAGGCAATGCAGGTATTGCTTCGTTGGCGACCTGTATGCCGATCAACGTAGACGATGTTCAAGGGCTCAAGGAATTTGCCATTCGTGAACGAATTGATATGACAGTGGTTGGGCCGGAAGTACCGCTTGCCCTGGGAATCGTCGATGAATTCCGCAAGGCTAAACTCAGGATTTTTGGTCCGACCAAGAATGCGGCTCGTGTGGAGGCCAGCAAGACCTTTTCAAAAGAGGTGATGGCACAGGCCAAGATTCGCACCGCACAGGCGAGGAGTTTTGAAAAGTCTGCAGAGGCGTTGGCGTATCTTGAGCAGCACGAGGTGCCGGTCGTCATCAAGGCGGATGGGCTTGCACAAGGCAAAGGCGTCATCATTGCCACGACTCGTGAGCAGGCAAGACAAGCGATTCGAGATTGCATGGAACATGCGGTTTTTGGGCAGGCTGGTCAGCAGGTCTTGATCGAACAGTTCTTGGATGGTGAAGAGCTGACGATCATGGCTTTTACTGATGGCAAGACCATCGTGCCGATGCCGCCAGCACAAGATCACAAGCGTGTTGGGGATGGGGATACCGGACTGAATACAGGTGGAATGGGGGCGTACTGCCCCGCTCCGCTGGGGACTCCCTCACTGAGAGATCAAGTATTTTATGAAGTATTGCAGCCGATGGTTGATGCCATGGCCCGTGTCGGTTCTCCGTTTCAGGGTGTGCTCTACGCTGGCCTGATGGTGGTGAATGGGACTCCCTATGTGCTCGAGTTCAATGCTCGGATGGGAGATCCTGAAACGCAGGTTGTGTTGCCTCTGCTGAAGACAGACTTACTCGATGTGATCGAAGCGGTGATCGACCATCGCCTTGAGCAGCTACGAGTCGAGTGGCATCAAGAGGCTGCAGTATGCGTGGTGATGACATCCGGAGGTTATCCCGGGACGTATCAGCAGGGGATGGTGATTGCTGGACTCCCCACGACTGCCGGCGCGCCATCGTCTTTTGTTGTCTTTCATGCTGGCACTGCACAACGGGACAACAACGTGGTCACAGCCGGTGGCCGTGTCCTTGGTGTGCTTGGCCTGGGGGCGACACTCTCTGAAGCTCAGCGTGAGGCCTATCGAGTCGTGGGCACGATTTCGTTTCAAGGGTGTCACTTTCGGACCGACATTGCTCACCGGGCACTGAGACGCTAG
- the rsmD gene encoding 16S rRNA (guanine(966)-N(2))-methyltransferase RsmD, with translation MLEFIRSINDVVLCGMRVIAGTYRGRRLYGPRTQALRPTSDRVREALFSILGNRLPHSRFLDLYAGTGAVGIEALSRGADRVTAVESDRDAVSLLQRNRLLCQIGSELTVQPHTVEQFVRRPAHWNGPYDVVFADPPYAETGKLSSLLNASMTGSLFAPDAWLIVEHGERTMVPATLGPTTLRRHYHYGDTTLSLYSYPDLHKT, from the coding sequence ATGTTAGAGTTCATACGATCCATTAATGATGTGGTGCTGTGTGGAATGCGTGTGATTGCAGGGACCTACCGCGGAAGGCGCCTCTATGGGCCACGGACACAAGCACTTCGTCCAACCTCTGACCGCGTTCGAGAGGCATTGTTTTCAATTCTTGGAAATCGGTTGCCACATAGTCGATTTTTAGACCTGTATGCAGGAACGGGAGCCGTCGGAATCGAAGCGCTCAGCCGTGGTGCAGACCGTGTCACCGCCGTCGAGTCGGACAGAGACGCCGTGAGCCTTCTCCAACGCAATAGACTCCTCTGCCAGATTGGTTCGGAGTTGACCGTCCAGCCTCATACGGTTGAGCAGTTTGTTCGGCGTCCAGCCCACTGGAATGGCCCCTACGATGTGGTCTTTGCCGATCCTCCCTACGCAGAGACAGGAAAACTTTCCTCGCTATTGAATGCATCGATGACGGGGTCACTCTTCGCACCTGATGCATGGCTGATCGTCGAACATGGAGAAAGGACTATGGTTCCCGCGACGCTTGGCCCCACTACCTTACGCCGGCACTATCATTATGGCGACACCACCCTGTCGCTTTACTCTTATCCTGATCTTCACAAGACATGA
- a CDS encoding elongation factor G, with product METTCVESVRNVAIVSSAGAGKTSLCEALLYMGGALPVLGSVTQGTTISDFEPEELRHRTSTSASLLQFSWNHTHLTLIDTPGALALLGESMASLRAVDAVVLVMTEQIGVRTELARLWAKIKDLELPCLLFLNGLDKDGASLENALEMCRKQLDCTPIPMTVPVKTEGKLDGVIDVRLKKFVRSGPSSVNVELLPIPPHAEDSLIRAQTQLVEAVAESGETLLETYLAEGGLSEDALLEGLRRDIVTRQFLPVYAGSATQNVGVWSLLDAMVSLFPSPSERGVVHPWCGIQPETHDRCERKGTVHEPFSAYVFKTIIDPFVGRLSYCRVVSGSVHADSTVFNASQHVREKLGHFYRVLGKRHVAVESAKGGDIVAIAKLKDTHTGDTLSHEGNPLCYQGLGLPKPILSYAIESKSKADIDKVSLGLHKLIEEDPTLEFSRNDETKEMVLSGMGQFHIDLALEKLHRKFGVDVILHTPKIPYRETIKTTAQAQGKYKKQTGGHGQYGDCWLEVAPLPRGQGFVFENRVVGGAIPRNFVPAVEKGVHEAMHEGPLSRCPVVDVQVAVYDGSYHVVDSSEMSFKIAGSMAFRKAMESAHPVLLEPIMTVEINTPTETVGAVMGDLNARRGRILSVNAQDHVEQITALVPLAELLRYATALNAMTAGRGNYAMEFSQYDEVPRDLTGKILEKRKAEGLVVASHAEH from the coding sequence ATGGAAACAACCTGTGTAGAATCCGTCAGGAATGTGGCGATCGTATCCAGTGCCGGTGCAGGGAAGACCTCTCTCTGCGAGGCCTTGTTGTACATGGGAGGAGCGCTCCCGGTACTTGGCTCTGTGACGCAGGGAACGACCATTTCTGATTTTGAGCCTGAAGAACTCCGTCATCGTACGTCGACCAGCGCCAGCCTGCTTCAGTTTTCGTGGAATCACACCCATCTCACCCTCATCGATACTCCTGGCGCATTGGCATTGCTCGGTGAGTCGATGGCTTCGCTCCGTGCCGTCGATGCGGTCGTGCTCGTGATGACCGAACAAATCGGTGTGCGCACTGAACTGGCTCGTTTGTGGGCAAAGATCAAAGACTTGGAACTTCCCTGCCTGCTGTTCCTCAACGGCCTCGATAAGGATGGGGCATCTCTTGAGAATGCGCTTGAGATGTGTCGTAAGCAACTGGACTGTACGCCGATTCCCATGACGGTGCCCGTCAAGACCGAGGGGAAATTGGACGGCGTGATTGATGTGCGGCTCAAGAAGTTCGTGCGATCCGGACCGAGCTCCGTGAACGTCGAGCTTCTTCCGATCCCACCGCATGCGGAGGATAGCCTGATCCGAGCACAGACACAGCTCGTGGAGGCTGTGGCAGAGAGTGGAGAGACACTTCTGGAGACCTATCTCGCGGAGGGGGGGCTGAGCGAGGATGCCCTGCTTGAAGGGCTACGTCGGGATATTGTGACCAGGCAATTTCTTCCCGTCTATGCCGGATCGGCCACGCAGAACGTGGGGGTTTGGTCTCTGCTTGATGCCATGGTCAGTCTCTTTCCATCACCGTCCGAGCGTGGTGTGGTCCATCCCTGGTGCGGCATCCAGCCAGAGACTCATGACAGGTGTGAACGGAAGGGGACTGTCCATGAACCTTTTTCCGCCTATGTCTTTAAGACGATCATCGACCCATTTGTTGGTCGATTGTCCTATTGTCGTGTGGTGTCGGGCAGCGTCCATGCTGATTCGACCGTGTTCAATGCTTCACAACATGTGCGGGAGAAACTTGGCCATTTCTACCGAGTCTTGGGGAAACGACATGTGGCGGTCGAGTCAGCCAAAGGCGGAGACATCGTGGCGATCGCAAAACTCAAAGACACCCACACCGGTGATACCTTGTCGCACGAGGGGAATCCTCTCTGTTATCAGGGGCTTGGTCTGCCGAAGCCGATTCTGTCGTATGCAATCGAGTCCAAGTCGAAGGCGGATATCGACAAAGTCAGTCTCGGACTGCATAAACTCATCGAAGAAGACCCGACGCTGGAATTTTCACGAAACGACGAGACCAAAGAAATGGTGCTCAGCGGGATGGGGCAATTCCATATCGATCTTGCGCTGGAAAAACTCCATCGAAAATTCGGCGTCGATGTCATCCTCCATACTCCCAAAATTCCCTATCGAGAAACCATCAAAACTACGGCACAGGCCCAGGGGAAGTATAAGAAACAGACGGGGGGGCATGGGCAGTATGGCGACTGTTGGCTTGAGGTGGCGCCATTGCCGAGGGGGCAGGGATTTGTCTTCGAAAATCGAGTCGTCGGAGGGGCCATTCCTCGGAATTTCGTTCCGGCGGTCGAAAAGGGGGTGCATGAGGCCATGCATGAAGGTCCACTCAGTAGGTGTCCGGTCGTGGATGTGCAGGTTGCGGTCTATGATGGATCCTACCATGTCGTCGATTCTTCAGAAATGTCGTTCAAGATCGCAGGCTCGATGGCATTCAGAAAAGCCATGGAGAGCGCCCATCCCGTGCTATTGGAACCGATCATGACGGTTGAGATCAATACACCGACTGAAACGGTTGGGGCCGTCATGGGAGATTTGAATGCCCGTCGGGGACGAATCCTTTCCGTGAACGCCCAGGATCATGTGGAGCAGATTACGGCGCTGGTGCCCTTGGCGGAACTCCTTCGGTATGCCACTGCGTTGAATGCCATGACCGCCGGTCGAGGGAATTATGCGATGGAATTTTCGCAGTACGACGAAGTTCCACGGGATCTCACAGGAAAAATTCTAGAGAAGCGGAAAGCCGAAGGACTGGTTGTGGCATCGCACGCAGAGCATTAG
- the coaD gene encoding pantetheine-phosphate adenylyltransferase → MKTGIYPGTFDPITHGHTDIITRSLRMFDRVVVAVAPNPSKHPLFNVTERVDMVKLVMKDLPQVEVTQFEGLLVDYVERSGAHAIIRGLRAISDFEHEFQMALINRKLAKTVETVFLMPSEEYSYLSSTIIKEVARHGGPLIEFLHPEVARRLNDRIRSLKS, encoded by the coding sequence ATGAAAACTGGCATTTATCCTGGCACATTTGACCCTATCACCCACGGACACACCGACATCATCACTCGTAGTCTTCGGATGTTTGATCGAGTGGTGGTGGCCGTGGCACCAAATCCGTCCAAGCATCCGCTGTTCAATGTCACTGAACGGGTCGATATGGTGAAACTCGTCATGAAGGACCTGCCTCAGGTTGAGGTCACGCAATTCGAAGGCTTATTGGTCGACTATGTTGAGCGGTCTGGCGCCCACGCCATTATTCGAGGCTTACGGGCGATCTCAGACTTCGAGCATGAATTTCAGATGGCACTGATCAATCGGAAATTAGCCAAGACCGTGGAGACGGTGTTCCTAATGCCCAGTGAAGAGTACTCCTACCTGTCGTCAACCATCATCAAAGAGGTGGCACGGCATGGAGGTCCCCTGATCGAGTTTCTTCACCCTGAAGTCGCACGCCGTTTGAACGATCGGATCCGGAGTCTCAAATCATGA
- a CDS encoding TrkA C-terminal domain-containing protein, producing the protein MTFELFDRVHKELSITGQAFYESILAISEVVNRKVEIIRLHWQASSLLQRIDDVTARVGRLIAMQVSDRLHSRLQPDSIVYAVDEALTDARAHIHELKRSLMQVDAQIRELKLEATHQDLLLLHHDLTVRSAGIERLSVAHRAAAAGQPLSAAPHALASSVATVLRGPVLISPSSDLVLQPGDIVIVIGPQTELDHFTHWFTGQRPLTPARTRLPQGVGTPA; encoded by the coding sequence ATGACATTTGAATTGTTTGACCGCGTCCACAAAGAGCTTTCGATTACCGGACAAGCCTTTTATGAAAGCATTCTGGCTATCTCCGAAGTCGTCAACCGCAAGGTGGAGATTATCCGACTGCATTGGCAGGCTTCCTCTTTGCTTCAGCGTATCGACGATGTCACCGCTCGAGTTGGACGACTCATCGCCATGCAGGTGTCTGATCGACTCCACTCCAGACTTCAGCCAGATTCGATTGTGTATGCAGTTGATGAAGCCTTAACCGACGCCCGTGCTCACATCCATGAATTGAAACGATCCTTGATGCAAGTCGATGCACAAATCCGCGAACTCAAACTTGAAGCGACTCATCAAGATTTACTTTTATTGCACCACGACCTGACCGTACGATCGGCTGGAATTGAACGCCTCTCAGTGGCGCATAGAGCTGCTGCGGCAGGACAACCACTGAGTGCCGCTCCTCATGCTCTTGCATCCTCTGTTGCCACCGTTCTGCGAGGGCCAGTCCTCATAAGTCCCAGCAGTGACCTTGTCCTACAGCCTGGCGACATCGTCATTGTGATTGGCCCTCAAACTGAGCTGGATCACTTCACGCACTGGTTCACCGGTCAGCGTCCCCTCACCCCTGCACGGACACGTCTGCCTCAGGGAGTAGGCACACCAGCATAA